One Brassica oleracea var. oleracea cultivar TO1000 chromosome C7, BOL, whole genome shotgun sequence genomic window carries:
- the LOC106304826 gene encoding uncharacterized protein LOC106304826, with protein sequence MKNVMVVIDENNSSYDVLVWVLQNLKAISDSNKLLIFAKQPQSSVTPISLSSSVAFAQLFYPFSPSGELIRLAQQKNMKIALGILEKAKKICGNHGIKADTFTDVGDPNEPIHKIIQERKVNLLVMSDQQNQSLKKCLHNTYCSLLVVEKGIRIN encoded by the exons ATGAAGAATGTTATGGTGGTTATTGACGAAAACAACTCAAGTTATGATGTACTCGTTTGGGTCCTTCAAAATCTTAAAGCTATCAGTGATAGCAATAAACTTCTGATATTTGCAAAACAGCCACAAAGTTCTGTTACTCCTATCTCACTATCTTCATCAGTGGCCTTTGCTCAACTTTTCTATCCGTTTTCACCCA GTGGAGAACTCATAAGACTAGCTCAACAAAAGAATATGAAGATTGCTCTGGGTATACTAGAGAAAGCCAAGAAGATATGTGGAAATCATGGG ATTAAAGCAGACACATTCACTGATGTCGGAGACCCAAATGAGCCAATCCACAAGATAATTCAAGAGCGAAAGGTCAATTTACTAGTTATGAGCGATCAACAAAACCAAAGTCTCAAAAA GTGTTTACACAATACATATTGCTCTCTTCTTGTCGTGGAGAAAGGAATTCGTATAAATTAG